From a single Spongiibacter taiwanensis genomic region:
- a CDS encoding glycosyltransferase family 2 protein, with product MALTIQYQDYALHRQEPGVAANSPRELIVSLTSFGKRIHDVYLTVESLFQQSHKADRILLCLSAEEFNESNLPAVLKAQRQRGLEIEFVEKDLGPYTKFYYALRKYPDALLITVDDDILYPIDMVDRLYSAHLQAPEMIHCGRAHRIALDEHGALLPYKKWWRSSKAAESSLLIFPTGVGGVLYFPGCFDEEIFNQDAFLRLAPGADDVWLKAMSLKQGVECRVFEQRGNWMLNHPSIIGSQETSLKRRNKSTGDGNDVKIRAVFDEYSLLPVIRKAQIE from the coding sequence ATGGCGCTGACAATCCAGTATCAGGACTATGCGCTACATCGGCAGGAACCGGGGGTGGCGGCAAACTCCCCTCGAGAACTGATTGTTTCGCTGACGAGTTTTGGTAAGCGTATTCACGACGTCTACCTGACGGTGGAGAGCCTGTTTCAGCAGTCCCACAAGGCTGACAGAATTTTACTGTGCTTATCTGCCGAGGAGTTTAATGAAAGCAATCTGCCGGCTGTGCTGAAAGCCCAGCGCCAGCGCGGTTTGGAGATAGAGTTTGTAGAGAAGGATCTAGGCCCTTATACCAAGTTTTACTATGCCCTGCGCAAATACCCTGATGCGCTGTTGATCACTGTCGATGATGATATTTTGTATCCAATCGATATGGTTGATCGCTTATACAGTGCCCACCTGCAAGCGCCGGAGATGATTCACTGCGGCCGGGCACACCGCATTGCATTGGATGAACATGGGGCGTTGCTGCCCTACAAAAAATGGTGGCGATCCAGCAAAGCGGCGGAAAGCTCGTTGCTGATTTTCCCCACTGGCGTTGGCGGTGTACTTTACTTCCCGGGCTGTTTTGATGAGGAGATTTTTAATCAAGACGCTTTCTTGCGGCTGGCGCCGGGTGCTGACGATGTTTGGTTAAAGGCGATGAGTCTAAAACAGGGGGTGGAGTGCCGCGTATTCGAGCAGCGAGGCAATTGGATGCTTAATCACCCCTCGATTATCGGCAGCCAGGAAACTTCGCTGAAGCGCAGGAATAAAAGCACAGGCGATGGCAATGATGTGAAAATTCGGGCGGTGTTTGACGAATATTCATTGCTGCCCGTCATTCGAAAAGCGCAAATTGAGTAA
- the rfbB gene encoding dTDP-glucose 4,6-dehydratase, whose amino-acid sequence MSGVKTILVTGGAGFIGSAVVRHILSETDFSVVNVDALTYAGSLDAIPIALQRSHYVFERADVCDGKRMAELLERYRPDVLMHLAAETHVDRSIEGPDYFIRTNFVGTYTLLEAVRVYWQGLSVDRRKAFRFHHVSTDEVYGDLGARPEWLATEDCAYAPSSPYAASKAGADHLVRAWARTYGLPVVLSACSNNYGPYQYPEKLIPRMISCALAGRPLPVYGDGNQMRDWLYVEDHARALLEVACRGEVGHTYNIGARCEQRNIDVVRAVCELLELLAPNNRHSRVSGAGYAQLIRFVSDRPGHDARYAVDPSKLEATLGWRPRERFSEGLHKTVQWYLDHPEWRQRGGSIES is encoded by the coding sequence ATGTCTGGGGTGAAAACAATTCTCGTGACCGGTGGCGCCGGTTTTATCGGGAGCGCGGTCGTTCGCCATATTCTTTCCGAAACGGATTTCAGCGTTGTTAATGTCGATGCCCTGACCTATGCCGGTAGTCTCGACGCTATCCCCATCGCCCTGCAGCGTTCGCACTATGTCTTTGAGCGCGCTGATGTTTGCGACGGCAAAAGAATGGCCGAATTGCTTGAGCGTTATCGCCCCGATGTACTGATGCACCTCGCTGCAGAGACTCATGTGGATCGCTCGATTGAGGGGCCGGATTACTTCATTCGAACAAACTTCGTTGGCACTTATACCCTGTTGGAGGCGGTGCGCGTTTATTGGCAGGGCCTGTCGGTTGATCGCAGAAAGGCCTTCCGTTTTCATCATGTGTCCACTGATGAGGTCTATGGCGACCTTGGTGCGCGGCCGGAATGGCTCGCCACCGAGGATTGTGCTTACGCCCCCAGCTCACCCTACGCCGCCAGTAAAGCGGGCGCGGATCACCTTGTTAGAGCCTGGGCGCGCACCTACGGCTTGCCCGTTGTGTTGTCAGCGTGCTCAAACAACTACGGCCCGTATCAATATCCGGAGAAGTTGATACCCAGGATGATTTCCTGTGCGCTCGCCGGTAGGCCACTGCCTGTTTACGGTGACGGAAACCAAATGCGAGACTGGTTGTATGTTGAGGATCACGCACGGGCCCTGCTGGAGGTCGCCTGTCGCGGTGAAGTTGGCCATACCTACAATATCGGTGCGCGCTGCGAACAACGAAATATCGATGTAGTCCGGGCGGTTTGTGAGCTTCTGGAGTTATTGGCGCCGAACAATCGGCATTCCCGCGTGTCAGGAGCAGGGTACGCCCAGTTAATTCGGTTCGTATCGGACCGTCCCGGTCATGATGCTCGGTACGCCGTTGATCCGAGCAAGCTTGAGGCCACTTTAGGGTGGCGTCCTCGGGAGCGTTTTAGCGAGGGGTTACACAAAACCGTTCAGTGGTATCTCGACCACCCCGAATGGCGGCAGCGCGGCGGCAGTATCGAGTCCTAG
- a CDS encoding glycosyltransferase, which produces MTERSGNAPIRVAQVLAGAEQGGAENFFVRLTTGLAEQNAMTVRAFLRRHQHRLDALRRQGVDAEGFRFGGKFDFYDRWVYLRRLKAFNPDIVMTWMGRASAATPSGDYVLVNRLGHYYNLKYYRQADYWVGISKGICQHLIDGGMPADKVVHIPNFADETPVTPLPRESFNTPDGVPLILAAGRLHQNKGFDTLLRALKAIPDAVLWLAGSGPEEAALKGLCNELGLDDRVRFLGWRNDVTALMRSVDLFVCPSRHEGLGSIVMESFCHGCPIVATNSQGPGEVIEDEYSGLLTEIDNVDQLAAAIAGLLANDKARNRLAENARSVYQSTYSKQVVIDAYHAFYQRIAVK; this is translated from the coding sequence ATGACTGAACGTTCCGGCAATGCGCCTATTCGCGTGGCCCAGGTGTTGGCCGGTGCCGAGCAGGGTGGCGCCGAAAATTTCTTTGTTCGCTTAACCACTGGATTGGCAGAGCAGAATGCGATGACTGTCAGGGCGTTCTTACGCCGTCATCAGCACCGCCTGGATGCTCTTCGTCGCCAAGGCGTTGACGCTGAGGGCTTTCGTTTTGGTGGTAAGTTCGATTTTTACGATCGCTGGGTATACCTGCGCCGCCTAAAGGCGTTTAACCCTGATATCGTGATGACCTGGATGGGCCGGGCCAGTGCGGCCACCCCGAGCGGGGATTACGTTTTGGTGAACCGGCTGGGGCACTACTACAACCTCAAATACTATCGCCAGGCAGATTACTGGGTTGGCATTAGCAAAGGCATTTGCCAGCATTTGATTGATGGCGGTATGCCAGCCGATAAGGTCGTTCATATCCCCAATTTTGCCGATGAAACCCCGGTCACGCCGCTGCCACGGGAGAGTTTTAATACCCCAGACGGCGTGCCACTGATTCTCGCCGCCGGGCGCCTGCACCAGAATAAGGGCTTCGACACCCTGTTGCGTGCGCTGAAAGCCATTCCCGATGCGGTACTGTGGCTGGCCGGTAGCGGCCCCGAGGAGGCGGCATTGAAAGGCCTGTGCAACGAGCTAGGCCTGGATGACCGGGTGCGCTTTCTCGGCTGGCGCAATGATGTCACGGCCCTGATGCGCTCCGTTGATCTGTTCGTTTGCCCCTCCCGGCATGAGGGGCTCGGCTCGATTGTGATGGAGAGTTTCTGTCACGGCTGTCCTATCGTGGCGACCAACTCCCAGGGGCCGGGAGAAGTCATTGAGGACGAGTACAGTGGCCTGCTAACAGAGATCGATAATGTTGACCAATTGGCGGCTGCCATCGCCGGGCTGTTGGCCAACGACAAGGCGAGAAACCGACTCGCTGAGAACGCCAGGTCGGTTTACCAGAGCACCTATAGTAAGCAGGTTGTCATCGATGCCTACCACGCGTTTTACCAGCGTATTGCGGTTAAGTAA
- the rfbD gene encoding dTDP-4-dehydrorhamnose reductase has product MRILLAGAGGQLGRCIQDAIDPNRHQLIALDRSALNVADGTAVARAVSRLEPDVVINAAAFTQVDKAQAEPEMAALINIQGAANLAAASQLCGALMIQPSSDYVYDGAKAAPYYEDDATGPINVYGFTKLRGEEEVRRRCERHVILRTSWLFSKYGQNFVATVLQLAREKGVLQVVDDQIGCPTFGPDLAAACLALCDAQSMGQVTYGVFHFAGDGHVSRYQFAGEICDAAFQQGMLLGQTEIRPITSNQWQAAAPRPLNSRLGVAKFEDCFGPVPRNWRQGLDQLIRSGMR; this is encoded by the coding sequence GTGAGAATTCTGCTCGCCGGCGCAGGCGGTCAGTTGGGCCGTTGTATTCAGGATGCCATTGATCCAAATCGCCATCAGCTGATCGCCCTGGATCGATCAGCTTTGAACGTTGCCGACGGAACGGCGGTGGCGAGGGCGGTATCGCGATTGGAGCCAGATGTTGTTATCAATGCTGCGGCCTTCACGCAGGTAGATAAAGCGCAAGCTGAGCCAGAAATGGCCGCCCTGATCAATATACAAGGTGCGGCAAATCTTGCGGCGGCCAGCCAGTTATGTGGTGCGTTGATGATTCAACCGTCATCAGATTATGTCTACGACGGCGCCAAGGCTGCCCCGTATTACGAAGATGATGCTACCGGACCTATCAATGTTTATGGGTTTACCAAGCTCCGTGGCGAGGAGGAGGTTCGGCGACGCTGCGAACGGCACGTCATTTTGCGAACCTCGTGGTTGTTCAGTAAATACGGGCAGAATTTCGTTGCCACCGTGCTGCAATTGGCCCGCGAAAAGGGCGTGCTGCAAGTAGTAGATGATCAAATTGGGTGCCCAACCTTTGGGCCTGACCTGGCTGCAGCCTGCCTCGCGCTGTGTGATGCCCAATCCATGGGGCAGGTTACGTATGGCGTCTTTCATTTTGCCGGGGATGGCCATGTCAGCCGCTACCAGTTCGCCGGGGAAATTTGTGATGCTGCGTTTCAGCAAGGAATGCTCCTGGGTCAAACCGAGATTCGACCCATTACCTCAAATCAGTGGCAGGCGGCTGCTCCCAGGCCACTGAACTCGCGTCTTGGCGTTGCCAAATTTGAAGACTGTTTTGGCCCTGTGCCGCGGAACTGGCGGCAGGGGCTTGATCAGCTGATCCGCTCGGGTATGCGCTAA
- a CDS encoding glycosyltransferase gives MRVLHIAYQQLRRYGATRVSWAQKLSFGLIKNDHYLQTFSDRDVAAFEAPLGIRDLGVSKANKRLLEMVEAMEPELVIAGHCDMISNATLQEIKKRNPHCFIAHCNNDPLFVPSNVERIKSRAAVTDAIFVSTGRRELRQFEGIGARVYHMPNPVEASVENLDNSQREDLPIDLLFCSNSTNLTKRLEMVGRIKQAVSGEMNFKTYGSFGEAPVWGRDYDRALADSKMGLNLNRQEGDYWYSSARMAQLAGNGILQFTHSGPKFDELLPPESAVYFDDEADLLAKIREFHGDDAKRRQWAARTRDFFHREINSKLYAQYILEASTLQAFSHDYVWARDIHLDGSQR, from the coding sequence ATGAGAGTGTTACATATTGCCTACCAGCAATTGCGTCGCTACGGCGCCACGCGGGTCAGCTGGGCCCAAAAGCTGAGTTTTGGGCTGATCAAAAACGACCATTATTTGCAGACATTCAGCGACCGGGATGTTGCTGCCTTTGAGGCGCCGCTGGGAATACGCGATCTTGGTGTAAGCAAGGCGAACAAGCGGCTGCTGGAAATGGTCGAAGCGATGGAACCTGAGCTGGTGATTGCCGGCCACTGTGACATGATCAGCAACGCCACGCTGCAGGAAATCAAAAAACGTAATCCCCACTGTTTTATCGCCCACTGTAACAATGACCCGTTGTTTGTGCCGAGCAATGTGGAGCGGATCAAATCCAGGGCCGCGGTGACGGATGCGATTTTCGTTTCGACCGGGCGGCGGGAGTTGCGCCAGTTCGAGGGTATCGGGGCACGGGTTTACCATATGCCCAACCCAGTGGAAGCCTCGGTGGAGAATCTCGATAACTCCCAGCGCGAGGATCTGCCCATTGATCTGCTGTTCTGCAGCAACAGCACCAACTTGACCAAGCGCCTTGAAATGGTAGGGCGGATCAAACAAGCGGTAAGCGGCGAAATGAACTTCAAGACCTACGGTAGTTTTGGTGAAGCGCCGGTGTGGGGGCGCGACTATGATCGCGCCTTGGCCGACAGCAAAATGGGCTTGAACTTGAATCGTCAGGAGGGGGATTACTGGTATTCATCGGCCCGCATGGCTCAGCTGGCCGGCAACGGTATTTTGCAATTCACCCATAGCGGCCCCAAATTCGACGAGCTGCTACCCCCTGAGTCCGCCGTTTACTTTGACGATGAGGCGGACCTGCTGGCAAAAATTCGCGAGTTTCACGGGGATGATGCCAAGCGTCGGCAATGGGCGGCGCGAACACGCGATTTTTTCCACCGCGAAATCAATTCCAAGCTGTACGCGCAATACATTCTTGAGGCGTCGACCCTGCAGGCTTTCAGTCATGACTATGTCTGGGCGCGGGACATTCACCTGGATGGCAGCCAGCGATGA
- the rfbC gene encoding dTDP-4-dehydrorhamnose 3,5-epimerase, giving the protein MNVIPTSLSNCVVIEPNVHSDRRGLFLESYHAQRFSQEAGIDLPFVQHNFSVSVRGVLRGLHFQRRQPQGKLVRVTRGEIFDVAVDIRQGSPSFAQWFGVTLSSASHRQLWVPPGFAHGFLVLSDVAEVEYKCTAYYAPEDEASIAWDDPVLQIAWPLPSGVIPILSDKDAAAPGFEWFCNEGVL; this is encoded by the coding sequence ATGAACGTGATCCCTACTTCGTTGAGTAACTGTGTTGTGATCGAGCCCAACGTACACAGCGACCGGCGCGGGCTGTTTCTTGAGTCGTATCACGCTCAGCGTTTCTCCCAGGAGGCCGGTATTGACCTGCCCTTTGTGCAACACAATTTTTCTGTTTCAGTTCGTGGCGTTTTGCGGGGGCTGCATTTCCAGCGCCGCCAGCCTCAGGGAAAGCTGGTGCGAGTTACTCGTGGCGAAATATTTGATGTGGCGGTCGATATTCGGCAGGGGTCGCCTAGCTTTGCGCAATGGTTTGGCGTAACGCTTTCATCGGCGAGCCATCGTCAGCTTTGGGTGCCACCAGGGTTTGCACACGGATTTTTGGTGCTCAGCGATGTTGCCGAGGTGGAGTACAAATGCACTGCCTACTACGCCCCTGAAGATGAGGCGAGCATAGCTTGGGATGATCCAGTGCTGCAGATTGCTTGGCCTTTACCCTCGGGCGTGATACCGATCCTGTCTGACAAAGATGCTGCCGCTCCCGGGTTTGAATGGTTTTGCAACGAGGGGGTATTGTGA
- a CDS encoding YrbL family protein, whose product MSLELKPLKPFAQGGNRLCYVHPEFPDRCIKVRRPDFTLEDRRRKKGFPKNLKPLSSFDDNLDEFRVMQQFQQDYDDGMFNHISRCFGFEDSDMGKGLTSELIRDSDGRISITLKQYLWDFGYPETLQAAVAELCQHWRHYRVPSRDLLVHNVVVQREWRAEQEIIRRLVVIDGLGSADIIPLAWQPERWRQNKTERKLSNFHQRIEDMLATRGNETFPGYHGLLFHDGLGEQAGERLND is encoded by the coding sequence ATGAGCCTGGAGCTCAAACCATTAAAACCTTTTGCCCAGGGCGGAAACCGCCTGTGCTATGTGCATCCGGAATTCCCAGATCGCTGTATCAAGGTCCGGCGTCCGGACTTTACCCTCGAAGATCGGCGGCGCAAAAAAGGCTTTCCCAAAAACCTCAAACCCCTGTCGAGCTTTGACGATAACCTGGACGAATTCCGGGTTATGCAGCAATTTCAACAAGATTACGACGACGGCATGTTCAACCATATCAGTCGCTGTTTCGGTTTCGAAGACAGTGATATGGGAAAAGGGCTAACGTCGGAATTAATCCGCGATAGTGATGGGCGTATTTCCATCACGTTAAAACAATATCTTTGGGATTTTGGCTACCCGGAGACGCTCCAGGCGGCGGTTGCGGAGCTTTGCCAGCATTGGCGGCATTACCGGGTGCCCTCGCGGGATTTGCTGGTTCACAATGTGGTGGTTCAGCGTGAGTGGCGCGCAGAGCAGGAAATTATTCGGCGGTTGGTCGTCATTGATGGCTTGGGAAGCGCAGATATCATTCCCTTGGCATGGCAGCCTGAGCGCTGGCGACAAAATAAAACCGAGCGCAAGCTCAGTAATTTTCATCAGCGAATTGAAGACATGTTAGCGACGCGCGGCAATGAGACATTTCCCGGTTACCATGGCCTGTTGTTCCACGATGGCTTGGGAGAGCAGGCGGGAGAGCGCCTAAATGACTGA
- a CDS encoding glycosyltransferase family 2 protein → MKKPLINIAVCTCQRLKLLRICLASLVEMSLPEGVEVCLSVIDNDVEGSARDLIAEFADGCHFAIYYVHQPKRGIPVARNTAVEKAHALNADYLVFIDDDEWVEVDWLLNLYAYAMEVGGDKVISGAVCPEVPADVPEHLAKLFVMKERRTGTRLETCATNNVMIPSFVTRDIGMRFDESQPLAGGTDTLFFLAAAAKGVVILKCAEALVHELIPPGRVSLGWLWRRKYRVGITLAGRRQQQGRGVHGLFLSSIVKVLGHGLVALAWVVIWQPLLRNKATLKAARDMGVVVGCLGGRIDSYSTVDGQ, encoded by the coding sequence ATGAAAAAGCCTCTAATAAATATCGCTGTGTGCACTTGCCAGCGTCTGAAGTTGTTGCGGATTTGTCTGGCGAGCCTGGTTGAGATGTCGCTACCGGAAGGGGTTGAGGTCTGTTTGTCGGTAATCGATAACGACGTAGAGGGCTCGGCTCGCGATCTGATTGCCGAGTTTGCCGATGGCTGCCATTTTGCAATCTACTATGTTCATCAGCCTAAGCGGGGCATCCCTGTCGCCCGAAATACGGCAGTTGAAAAAGCCCATGCGCTGAATGCCGATTATTTGGTATTTATTGACGACGACGAGTGGGTCGAAGTTGACTGGCTACTCAATCTGTACGCTTATGCAATGGAAGTGGGTGGCGACAAGGTCATTTCCGGAGCAGTTTGTCCCGAGGTGCCTGCGGATGTGCCTGAGCACCTCGCTAAACTGTTTGTCATGAAAGAGCGAAGAACAGGGACTCGCCTGGAAACTTGCGCAACAAACAACGTCATGATCCCGTCGTTTGTGACTCGGGATATCGGGATGCGCTTTGATGAAAGCCAACCCTTGGCCGGCGGCACAGATACCTTGTTTTTTTTGGCTGCCGCGGCCAAAGGGGTGGTGATTCTAAAATGCGCCGAGGCTCTGGTACATGAGCTGATTCCCCCTGGACGTGTCAGCCTAGGTTGGCTGTGGCGGCGCAAATACCGGGTCGGGATTACGCTGGCGGGGCGTCGGCAGCAACAGGGACGAGGGGTACACGGCCTTTTTCTGTCGTCGATAGTGAAAGTATTGGGGCATGGTTTGGTGGCGCTAGCCTGGGTCGTTATCTGGCAGCCGCTGCTGCGCAACAAGGCCACTCTCAAAGCGGCCCGCGACATGGGGGTGGTTGTGGGTTGCCTGGGTGGGCGCATAGACAGCTATTCCACCGTAGATGGTCAGTAA